In a genomic window of Streptomyces koelreuteriae:
- a CDS encoding acyl-CoA dehydrogenase family protein — protein MDYRLSPELEELRRTVEEFAHEVVAPKIGDFYERHEFPYEIVREMGRMGLFGLPFPEEYGGMGGDYLALGVALEELARVDSSVAITLEAGVSLGAMPVFRYGTEAQKREWLPRLCSGELLGAFGLTEPDGGSDAGATRTTARLDSSTNEWVINGTKCFITNSGTDITGLVTVTAVTGRSPDGKPHISSIIVPSGTPGFTVAAPYSKVGWNASDTRELSFSDVRVPAANLLGEEGRGYAQFLRILDEGRIAIAALATGLAQGCVDESVKYAKERHAFGKPIAANQAIQFKIADMEMKAHTARLAWRDAAARLVAGDPFKKEAALAKLHSSTVAVDNAREATQIHGGYGFMNEYPVARMWRDSKILEIGEGTSEVQRMLIARELGLVG, from the coding sequence ATGGATTACCGACTCTCCCCCGAGCTGGAGGAACTCCGCCGCACGGTAGAGGAGTTCGCGCACGAGGTGGTGGCGCCCAAGATCGGCGACTTCTACGAGCGGCACGAGTTCCCGTACGAGATCGTCCGCGAGATGGGCCGCATGGGCCTGTTCGGCCTGCCGTTCCCCGAGGAGTACGGCGGCATGGGCGGCGACTACCTCGCGCTGGGCGTGGCCCTGGAGGAACTGGCGAGGGTCGACTCCTCCGTCGCCATCACGCTCGAAGCCGGAGTCTCGCTGGGCGCGATGCCGGTCTTCCGCTACGGCACGGAAGCCCAGAAGCGAGAGTGGCTCCCCCGCCTGTGCTCGGGCGAACTCCTGGGCGCGTTCGGCCTGACGGAGCCGGACGGCGGCAGCGACGCGGGCGCGACCCGGACGACGGCCCGCCTGGACTCCTCCACGAACGAGTGGGTGATCAACGGCACCAAGTGCTTCATCACCAACTCGGGCACGGACATCACGGGCCTGGTGACGGTCACGGCGGTCACCGGCCGCTCCCCGGACGGCAAGCCGCACATCTCCTCGATCATCGTCCCGTCGGGCACCCCCGGCTTCACGGTCGCCGCCCCCTACTCCAAGGTCGGCTGGAACGCCTCGGACACCCGCGAGCTGTCCTTCTCGGACGTCCGCGTCCCGGCCGCCAACCTCCTGGGCGAGGAGGGCCGCGGCTACGCCCAGTTCCTCCGCATCCTCGACGAGGGCCGCATCGCGATCGCCGCCCTGGCGACGGGCCTGGCGCAGGGCTGCGTGGACGAGTCCGTCAAGTACGCCAAGGAGCGCCACGCCTTCGGCAAGCCCATCGCCGCCAACCAGGCCATCCAGTTCAAGATCGCCGACATGGAGATGAAGGCCCACACGGCCCGCCTCGCCTGGCGCGACGCGGCAGCCCGCCTGGTGGCCGGCGACCCCTTCAAAAAGGAAGCGGCCCTCGCGAAGCTCCACTCGTCGACCGTAGCCGTGGACAACGCCCGCGAGGCCACCCAGATCCACGGCGGCTACGGCTTCATGAACGAGTACCCGGTCGCCCGCATGTGGCGCGACTCCAAGATCCTGGAGATCGGCGAGGGCACGAGCGAGGTACAGCGGATGCTGATCGCGCGGGAGTTGGGGTTGGTTGGCTGA
- a CDS encoding hydroxymethylglutaryl-CoA lyase yields the protein MTAHGLPMTVPAEDLPSRVRIHEVGARDGLQNEKATVPTEIKAEFIHRLADAGLSTIEATSFVHPKWVPQLADAEALFPLLGDLDAALPVLVPNERGLDRALALGARRIAVFASATESFAKANLNRTVDEALAMFDPVVTRAKTEGAQVRGYLSMCFGDPWEGAVPIPQVVKVCKALTDMGCDELSLGDTIGVATPGHVVALLAALDEAGIPPTALAVHFHDTYGQALSNTLAALQQGVTTIDASAGGLGGCPYAKSATGNLATEDLVWMLRGLGIDTGIDLGRLVATSAWMATHLGRPSPSRTVRALSHEDFVDPEEH from the coding sequence ATGACGGCCCACGGTCTCCCGATGACGGTCCCCGCCGAGGACCTCCCCTCCCGCGTCCGCATCCACGAGGTGGGCGCCCGCGACGGCCTGCAGAACGAGAAGGCGACGGTCCCGACGGAGATCAAGGCGGAGTTCATCCACCGCCTGGCCGACGCGGGCCTGTCGACGATCGAGGCGACGAGCTTCGTCCACCCCAAGTGGGTGCCCCAACTGGCGGACGCGGAAGCGCTGTTCCCTCTGCTCGGCGATCTCGACGCCGCCCTCCCGGTCCTGGTCCCGAACGAACGCGGCCTGGACCGCGCCCTGGCCCTCGGAGCCCGCCGGATCGCGGTCTTCGCCAGCGCCACGGAGTCCTTCGCCAAGGCCAACCTCAACCGCACGGTGGACGAGGCCCTGGCGATGTTCGACCCCGTCGTCACCCGCGCCAAGACGGAGGGGGCCCAGGTCAGGGGCTACCTCTCCATGTGCTTCGGCGACCCCTGGGAGGGCGCGGTCCCGATCCCCCAGGTGGTGAAGGTCTGCAAGGCCCTGACGGACATGGGCTGCGACGAGCTGAGCCTGGGCGACACCATCGGCGTCGCGACCCCCGGCCATGTGGTCGCGCTCCTCGCGGCGCTGGACGAGGCGGGCATCCCGCCCACCGCCCTCGCCGTCCACTTCCACGACACCTACGGCCAGGCCCTCTCCAACACCCTCGCGGCGCTCCAGCAGGGCGTGACGACCATCGACGCCTCGGCGGGGGGCCTCGGCGGCTGCCCGTACGCGAAGTCGGCGACCGGCAATCTCGCCACCGAAGACCTCGTGTGGATGCTGCGGGGCCTCGGCATCGACACCGGAATCGACCTCGGCCGCCTCGTCGCCACGAGCGCGTGGATGGCCACCCACCTGGGCCGACCCAGCCCGTCCCGCACCGTCCGAGCCCTGTCCCACGAGGACTTCGTGGACCCCGAGGAGCACTGA